The region TTTCTTCCCGTGGCGAAGCGCCCGCCGCATGATCCGGCGCAGCACGTACCCGCGCCCCTCGTTGGAGGGGACGATCCCGTCGGCGATGAGGAAGGCGGTGGCCCGCGCGTGGTCGGCGACGACCCGCATCGCCGCGTCGAGCGGCGGGGACTTGCCGACGGGCACGCCGCACTGCCGGGAGATCCCGTCGAGGATCGGCCGGAACAGGTCCGTGTCGTAGTTGCTGGTCACCCCCTGGACCACGCCGGCGAGCCGCTCGAGCCCCATCCCGGTGTCGATGCTCGGCTTCGGCAACGGAGTCCGCTTCCCCGACTCGTCCTGGTTGAACTGCATGAACACGAGGTTCCAGATCTCGAGGAAGCGGTCGCAGTCGCACCCCACCGCGCACCCGGGGCGGCCGCACCCCACTCCCTCCCCCTGGTCGTAGAGGATTTCGGAGCAGGGGCCGCACGGCCCCGTGGCGCCCATCGACCAGAAGTTGTCCTTCTCGTCGAACCGGACGACCCGCGAGGCGGGGATCCCCATCGTCTTGTGCCAGAGGTCGTACGCCTCGTCATCCTCGCGGAAGACGGAGACGGTCATCCGCGTGCCGTCGAGGCCGACCTCGCGGGTGAGGAAGTCCCACCCGAAGAAGATCGCATCCTTCTTGAAGTAGTCGCCGAACGAGAAATTCCCCAGCATCTCGAAGAGCGTGTGGTGCCGGGCCGTGTAGCCCACGTTCTCGAGGTCGTTGTGCTTGCCGCTGACGCGCAGGCACCGCTGCGCGGTGGTCGCCCGCTTCCAGTCGGCCGTCGCCATCCCGAGGAAATACTCCTTGAACTGGACCATCCCGGCGTTCGTGAACAGCAGGGTCGGATCGTTTCCGGGGACGAGGGACGCGCTGGGCAGGATCTTGTGCCCGTTCTTTCCGAAATAATCGAGGAAGGCGGAGCGGAGTTGCGCACCCGTCATGGACATGGATCAGTCTCCTTGGGATAATTCGATCCGCCGCCGGCCTACGGCGGCGCGGCAGGCGTCGAGCGGGAAGCCGCGCCCCGCGAGAAACCGGAACGCCTTCACGGCCCCCTCCCGCCCGGGGGGAATCCCTTCCCGGAACTTCTTCCGAAGCGCGATCACGGCGGCCTCGGCCACCGCCCCGGGGGAAGCGACCTCCCGAAGCGCCTCCTCGACGAGTTCCCGGGGGAAGCGGCGCTGCGTGAGCTTCCATGCGATCTTCGCGGGACCGTACCGCCGGTCTTCCTGGTACGAACGCGCCAGCCGGCGGCACAACGCCGCGTCTTCGAGCAGGCCCAGCTCCCGCAAGCGCGATAAGACCGCGGGGATCTCGACTTCGGCGACCCCCTTGCGCGCGAGCCGCACCGCCACCTCTCCCTCGCTCAAGGGGCGCCGCGCCAGCATCCCGACGGCGAGCTCCATCCCCCCGCCCGGGGGCTGGCCTCCCCTATGACGGCTGCTGCGGGGGACCGCCCTTGTCAAAATCGTCCCACGTCAGGTCCGAGGTAGAGGAGACCCCACGGACGCGCAAGGCGAAGTCGTCGGGGTTGCTGGCCTGCCGGAGGGCCTCGTCGAGGGTGACCAACCCCTCCTTGAGGAGCATCAGGAGCGACTGGTCGAAGGTCTGCATCCCGTAGCTCACGAACCCCTGCGCGATCGCCTCGCGGATCTTGCGGGTCTTGTCCTTGTCCTCGATGTATTCCCGCACCCGGGCGGTGTTCAGCAGGATCTCCGCGGCGGGGACGCGCCCCTGGCCGTCCGCCCGGGGAAGCAGCCTCTGCGAAATGACCGCCTTGAGGACGGAGGCCAGCTGCAGGCGGATCTGCTTCTGCTGGAACGGGGGAAACGTCGCCACGACCCGGTTGATCGTTTCGGCGGCGTCCATGGTGTGCAGCGTCGAGAGAACGAGATGCCCCGTTTCCGCGGCGATGATCGCCGTCTCGATCGTCTCGAGGTCGCGCATCTCGCCGACGAGGATCACGTCGGGATCCTGCCGGAGGGCGCTCTTCAGGGCGTCGGCGAACGACGACGTGTCCACCCCGAGCTCCCGCTGGTTGATGATGCTCTTGCCGTCCCGCAGCAGGAACTCGATCGGATCCTCGATCGTCATGACGTGGCAGCTTCGATGGGTGTTGATGTACTGGACGATCGCCGCGAGCGTGGTGGACTTGCCGCACCCGGTCGTCCCGGTGCAGAGGACCAGCCCCCGCTCCTCCATGGCGATCTTTTCCATCACCTTCGGGAGATGGAGATCCTCGTATGTCCTCACCCCGACGGGAACGAGCCGCATCACGATGCCGATCGTCCCCCGCTGCTGGAACACGTTGACGCGGAACCGGCCCAGTCCCGGGACGCTGTAGGCGCAGTCGAGCTCGTGGTGCCGCTCGAACCGCTCCTTCTGGCCCTCCTTGAAGACGACCTCCGTCATCGCCGCGAGATCCGCGGGCTTCAGCGGCTCGGGAACCTTGAGGGGCACGAGCTTCCCGTTGATCCGGAAGACGGGGGGAAGTCCCACCTTGAGGTGCACGTCCGAGGCGCCGTGCTTCGCCGCAGCCCGGAGGATTTCGTTCAGATCCAAGGGGTCACGCTCCTTCCGTCGCCGCCTCGCCGGCCGGGACGATCCCGCGCTTCGCGAGGATCTTCCTGGCCAGGTCTCCGGCCATCTCCTGGTGCTCCTTGAGGAACAGGCGGGCGTTCTCCCGCCCCTGCCCGATCCGCTCCCCGCCGACAGAGTACCACGCGCCGCTCTTCTCGACGACGTCCTGTTCCACCCCGAGGTCGAGGATGTCGCCCTCCCGGGAGATCCCTTCCCCGTAGAGGATGTCGAACTCCGCCTCGCGGAACGGCGGGGCGAGCTTGTTCTTCACCACCTTGACCCGCGTGCGTCCGCCGATCACGGCGTCGTCCTTCTTGATCTGCGCGATGCGCCGGATATCCAGGCGAATGGTGGCGTAGAACTTGAGCGCGTTCCCCCCGGTGGTGGTCTCGGGGTTGCCGAACATGACCCCGATCTTCTGCCGGATCTGGTTGATGAAGATGATCGCCGTCCGGGACTTGCTGATCGTCCCGGTGAGCTTGCGCAGCGCCTGGGACATGAGGCGCGCCTGGAGCCCCATGTGCGCGTCCCCCATCTCCCCCTCGATCTCCGCCTTCGGAACCAGTGCGGCGACGGAGTCGACGACCAGTACGTCGAGCGCGCCGCTGCGGACGAGCATCTCGGCGATCTCGAGGGCCTGCTCCCCCGTGTCGGGCTGGGAGATCAGGAGGTCCTCCGTGGAGATCCCCAGCTTCCTCGCGTACGAGAGGTCGAGGGCGTGCTCCGCGTCGATGAACCCGGCGATCCCCCCGGTGCGCTGCGCCTCGGCGATGACGTGAAGGGCGAGCGTGGTCTTGCCGGACGATTCCGGCCCGAAGATCTCCGTGACCCGTCCCCGCGGGATCCCCCCGATGCCGAGGGCGGCGTCGAGGGAGATCGCGCCGGTGGAGATGATGGGGACGATCTCGACGGGAGCGTCCGACCCCAGCCGCATGATGGATCCCTTGCCGTAATTTTTCTCGATCGCCGCGACGGCCATGTCGAGCGCCTTGCGGCGGCCTGCATCCTGGCTCATGGTTCCTTCTCCTCTCGTGTTTCCCGCTTGCCGGAGCCTTCGAGGCGGAATTCGCACCGCGGGGTGTACACCGCCCCCCCCGGACCCAGGCAGCTTTCGTACAATGTGAAGGACGACACGGGAACGACGCCGAACTTCTTCCCGGAAAGCGCCTGGACAAACCGCTCTCCCCACGCCGGAGGGAGCGCCCCGCGGGTACGCCCGACCGTGATGTGCGGGTGGAACGGACGATTCTCCCGGGGGAACCCGTCCCCGGCGAGGGCGTTCTCCATATTCTGTTGCAACTGCCTTACCAATTCAAGCGGTTCGAGGAAACCGATCCACAGGATGCGCGGGTTTCTCGTGCCGGGAAAAGCTCCCCCTCCCTCCGATGCAAGGGAGAACGGAACGGCGCCGGACGCCACCTCCCGCATCGCCCGCTCGACGAGCGGCACCCGTTCCGGCGAAACCTCTCCCAGGAAATTCAGGGTGATGTGCAGGTTCTCCCGTGCCGTCCACGCGACGGGAGCGTGGAGGCCCCGTGCCGGTGCGATCGCCGACGCGATGGCCTCCCGGGTTTCGGCGGGAAGACCGATGCCGAGAAACGCTCTCATCGCGCTT is a window of bacterium DNA encoding:
- a CDS encoding regulatory protein RecX, encoding MELAVGMLARRPLSEGEVAVRLARKGVAEVEIPAVLSRLRELGLLEDAALCRRLARSYQEDRRYGPAKIAWKLTQRRFPRELVEEALREVASPGAVAEAAVIALRKKFREGIPPGREGAVKAFRFLAGRGFPLDACRAAVGRRRIELSQGD
- the recA gene encoding recombinase RecA, coding for MSQDAGRRKALDMAVAAIEKNYGKGSIMRLGSDAPVEIVPIISTGAISLDAALGIGGIPRGRVTEIFGPESSGKTTLALHVIAEAQRTGGIAGFIDAEHALDLSYARKLGISTEDLLISQPDTGEQALEIAEMLVRSGALDVLVVDSVAALVPKAEIEGEMGDAHMGLQARLMSQALRKLTGTISKSRTAIIFINQIRQKIGVMFGNPETTTGGNALKFYATIRLDIRRIAQIKKDDAVIGGRTRVKVVKNKLAPPFREAEFDILYGEGISREGDILDLGVEQDVVEKSGAWYSVGGERIGQGRENARLFLKEHQEMAGDLARKILAKRGIVPAGEAATEGA
- a CDS encoding type IV pilus twitching motility protein PilT codes for the protein MDLNEILRAAAKHGASDVHLKVGLPPVFRINGKLVPLKVPEPLKPADLAAMTEVVFKEGQKERFERHHELDCAYSVPGLGRFRVNVFQQRGTIGIVMRLVPVGVRTYEDLHLPKVMEKIAMEERGLVLCTGTTGCGKSTTLAAIVQYINTHRSCHVMTIEDPIEFLLRDGKSIINQRELGVDTSSFADALKSALRQDPDVILVGEMRDLETIETAIIAAETGHLVLSTLHTMDAAETINRVVATFPPFQQKQIRLQLASVLKAVISQRLLPRADGQGRVPAAEILLNTARVREYIEDKDKTRKIREAIAQGFVSYGMQTFDQSLLMLLKEGLVTLDEALRQASNPDDFALRVRGVSSTSDLTWDDFDKGGPPQQPS
- the thpR gene encoding RNA 2',3'-cyclic phosphodiesterase; its protein translation is MRAFLGIGLPAETREAIASAIAPARGLHAPVAWTARENLHITLNFLGEVSPERVPLVERAMREVASGAVPFSLASEGGGAFPGTRNPRILWIGFLEPLELVRQLQQNMENALAGDGFPRENRPFHPHITVGRTRGALPPAWGERFVQALSGKKFGVVPVSSFTLYESCLGPGGAVYTPRCEFRLEGSGKRETREEKEP